From the Halocalculus aciditolerans genome, the window ACGAGTGGGCGTAAAACATGCTATGAGACGTGCGGGGCAGGTTCATCTCGCGCCCCGCGGAGTTCGAGTTCGATCTCAAGTTCCTTGTCTCCATAGCCGAGGAATTCGATCTCGAGTTCGACTGGTTCCTCGAACGTGAAGGGAAGCTCCCATTCCGCACTCGAGATCGTGATCTCGTTCCCGGATTGGAGTTGCTCACCGAGTTCGACGAGGAACGCGCCGGCCTGTTCTCCGTCGAGGTAGAACTCTTGCTCGAAGACGCCGTCAGTGATGACGTCGGGTCCACTCTCGGGTTCGTCCGGATCTGGGATTTCTGCCATCATATCACCGTTTCCAGACGATACTAATAATAGTTCTTAGGAATAATATCTCTAGTAGATGGACCCGCTGGAATTGCTCGGTTCGAAAGCCCGGTTATCGATACTCCGCGCGCTTTCTCGGCGAGACATGTATGTCTCTGAGCTCATGGAAGAGGTCGGAATGGACGGCAAAACCGCGACCCACCACCTTGATCTGCTTGAGGATACGGGGCTTGTTTCCACACGACGAGAGGGGCGTCGGAAATACTACTCGCTGATTCGTGATATTGAACTCTACGTCTCGCGGTCACCGAATCGCGAGTTTCGAATTCAGTTCCCGCCAGCTGATGCCGGGTCGAATGACGGGCGATCCAAGTAATCAGCTAGTAACCTTGTCGGCAGGGTAGTTGGACACTGAGCGTTAGTGTACACCGGCTTGATCGCTGTGTTCTGTGTATTCATTGACGTACTCCAGTATCACTGCCGTCTACTATTCTCCCTGAACTGTAGTAACGACGGAACCGGAGGG encodes:
- a CDS encoding amphi-Trp domain-containing protein, translated to MAEIPDPDEPESGPDVITDGVFEQEFYLDGEQAGAFLVELGEQLQSGNEITISSAEWELPFTFEEPVELEIEFLGYGDKELEIELELRGARDEPAPHVS
- a CDS encoding ArsR/SmtB family transcription factor; protein product: MDPLELLGSKARLSILRALSRRDMYVSELMEEVGMDGKTATHHLDLLEDTGLVSTRREGRRKYYSLIRDIELYVSRSPNREFRIQFPPADAGSNDGRSK